In one Achromobacter spanius genomic region, the following are encoded:
- a CDS encoding ABC transporter ATP-binding protein — protein MSNNDRDQRIGDVMLDMQNISLSFGGVKALTDISFNVREHEIRAIIGPNGAGKSSMLNVINGVYTPQQGSIEFRGEHFSKMNPRRAAEMGIARTFQNLALFKGMSVLDNIMTGRNLRMKCGLLSQAFRLGPAEREETQHREFVENIVDFLEIQAYRKTPVGRLPYGLQKRVDLGRALAMEPRLLLLDEPMAGMNIEEKQDMSRFILDVNDEFGTTIVLIEHDMGVVMDISDRVVVLDYGKKIGDGRPDEVRANEDVIRAYLGVSH, from the coding sequence ATGAGCAACAACGACCGCGACCAGCGTATCGGCGACGTCATGCTGGACATGCAGAACATCTCCCTGTCTTTCGGCGGCGTGAAGGCGCTGACTGACATTTCCTTCAACGTGCGCGAGCATGAGATTCGCGCCATCATCGGCCCCAACGGCGCCGGCAAAAGTTCGATGCTGAACGTCATCAACGGCGTCTACACGCCGCAGCAAGGCAGCATCGAATTTCGCGGCGAGCATTTCTCGAAGATGAATCCGCGCCGCGCCGCCGAAATGGGCATCGCGCGCACCTTCCAGAACCTGGCGTTGTTCAAGGGCATGAGCGTGCTGGACAACATCATGACCGGGCGCAACCTGCGCATGAAGTGCGGGCTGCTGTCGCAGGCATTCCGCCTGGGGCCGGCCGAACGCGAAGAAACCCAGCACCGCGAGTTCGTCGAGAACATCGTCGACTTCCTGGAAATCCAGGCCTATCGCAAAACGCCGGTGGGCCGTCTGCCCTACGGCCTGCAAAAGCGCGTGGACCTGGGCCGCGCGCTGGCGATGGAGCCGCGCCTGCTGCTGCTGGACGAACCCATGGCCGGCATGAACATCGAGGAAAAGCAGGACATGAGCCGCTTCATCCTGGATGTGAATGACGAATTCGGCACCACCATCGTGCTGATCGAGCACGACATGGGCGTGGTCATGGATATTTCCGACCGCGTGGTGGTGCTGGACTACGGCAAGAAGATCGGCGATGGCCGCCCGGACGAAGTCCGCGCGAATGAAGACGTCATCCGCGCCTATCTCGGCGTGTCGCACTAA
- a CDS encoding branched-chain amino acid ABC transporter permease, with protein sequence MGFFLETLFGGLMSGMMYALIGLGFVLIFKASGVFNFAQGAMVLVAALSMARFSEWIPRWLGFDNMILANVLAFIVSAMVMFLLAVAIERYVLRHLVNQEATTLLMATLGISYFLDGLGQITFGSSVYSINVGMPKDPLLILDTVFEGGLLINLEDLTAAVIAALLVATLALFFQYTSTGRALRAVADDHQAAQSIGIPLNRIWVIVWCVAGLVALVAGIIWGSKFGVQFTLSTAALRALPVVILGGLTSVPGAILGGLIIGVGEKLSEVYLGSLVGGGIEIWFAYVLALVFLLFRPQGLFGEKIIDRV encoded by the coding sequence ATGGGATTTTTTCTAGAGACCTTATTCGGCGGCTTGATGAGCGGCATGATGTATGCGCTGATCGGCCTGGGCTTCGTACTGATCTTCAAGGCGTCGGGCGTCTTCAACTTCGCGCAGGGCGCGATGGTGCTGGTGGCGGCCTTGTCCATGGCGCGCTTTTCGGAATGGATACCGCGCTGGCTCGGCTTTGACAACATGATCCTGGCCAACGTGCTGGCTTTCATCGTCAGCGCCATGGTGATGTTTCTGCTGGCGGTGGCCATTGAACGCTACGTGCTGCGCCACCTGGTCAACCAGGAAGCGACCACGCTGTTGATGGCCACCCTGGGCATCAGCTACTTCCTGGACGGCCTGGGCCAGATCACGTTTGGCAGCTCGGTGTATTCCATCAACGTGGGCATGCCCAAGGACCCGCTGTTGATCCTGGACACGGTCTTTGAAGGTGGGTTGTTGATCAACCTGGAAGATCTGACCGCAGCCGTCATCGCGGCCTTGCTGGTCGCGACGCTGGCGCTGTTCTTCCAATACACGTCCACCGGCCGCGCGCTGCGCGCGGTGGCCGACGACCACCAGGCCGCGCAATCCATCGGCATTCCGCTGAACCGCATCTGGGTCATCGTGTGGTGCGTGGCGGGCTTGGTGGCGCTGGTGGCCGGCATTATCTGGGGGTCGAAGTTTGGCGTGCAGTTCACGCTGTCCACCGCGGCGCTGCGCGCGTTGCCGGTGGTGATCCTGGGCGGCCTGACCTCGGTGCCGGGCGCCATTCTGGGCGGCCTGATCATCGGCGTGGGGGAAAAGCTGTCCGAGGTCTATCTGGGGTCGCTCGTGGGCGGCGGTATCGAAATCTGGTTCGCCTATGTGCTGGCGCTGGTGTTCCTGCTGTTCCGTCCGCAAGGGCTGTTCGGCGAGAAGATCATCGACCGCGTGTAA
- a CDS encoding branched-chain amino acid ABC transporter permease has translation MFYRENGQFKTSYRADQQIFPIRQDRIFIWLLLAVAFIVVPALSSDYLLRAILIPFLILSLAAVGLNILVGYCGQISLGTGAFMAVGAYAAWNFGVRFPGMPLLFQILLGGCFATIVGVIFGIPSLRIRGLYLAVATLAAQFFVDWAFLRIPFFTNYSSSGSVSVPPLTAFGLPVQSAMEKYLFVLILVVVFSLLAKNLVRGAIGRQWMAIRDMDVAASVIGIRPMYAKLTAFAVSSFIVGVAGALWGYIHLGSWEPLAFDLTRSFQLLFMVIIGGLGSIIGSFFGAAFIVLVPVALSNIPHALGIPLSVDTAAHIEHMVFGALIVFFLIAEPHGLARLWSIGKEKLRIWPFPH, from the coding sequence ATGTTCTATCGCGAAAACGGCCAGTTCAAAACCAGCTACCGGGCGGATCAGCAGATTTTCCCGATCCGCCAGGACCGCATCTTCATCTGGCTGCTGCTGGCAGTGGCGTTCATCGTCGTGCCGGCGCTGTCCTCCGACTACCTGCTGCGCGCCATCCTGATTCCGTTCCTGATCCTGTCGCTTGCAGCGGTGGGCTTGAACATCCTGGTGGGCTATTGCGGCCAGATCTCGCTGGGCACGGGCGCCTTCATGGCGGTGGGCGCGTATGCGGCCTGGAACTTCGGGGTGCGCTTTCCGGGCATGCCGCTGCTGTTCCAGATTCTGCTGGGCGGGTGCTTCGCCACCATCGTGGGCGTGATCTTCGGCATTCCCAGCCTGCGCATCCGCGGCCTGTATCTGGCGGTGGCCACGCTGGCGGCGCAGTTCTTCGTGGACTGGGCCTTCCTGCGCATTCCCTTTTTCACCAATTATTCGTCCTCGGGCAGCGTCTCGGTGCCGCCTCTCACCGCCTTTGGCCTGCCGGTGCAATCCGCCATGGAAAAGTACTTGTTCGTGCTGATCCTGGTGGTGGTCTTCAGCCTGCTGGCCAAGAACCTGGTGCGCGGCGCGATCGGCCGCCAATGGATGGCCATCCGCGACATGGACGTGGCGGCCTCGGTGATCGGCATCCGCCCCATGTACGCCAAGCTGACGGCGTTTGCGGTCAGTTCGTTCATCGTGGGCGTGGCGGGCGCGCTGTGGGGCTACATCCACCTGGGCTCATGGGAACCGCTGGCGTTCGACCTGACCCGGTCGTTCCAGCTGCTGTTCATGGTCATCATCGGCGGGCTGGGTTCGATCATCGGCAGCTTCTTCGGCGCGGCCTTCATCGTGCTGGTGCCGGTGGCGCTGTCGAACATTCCGCACGCATTGGGCATTCCGCTATCGGTGGACACCGCCGCGCACATTGAGCACATGGTGTTCGGCGCGCTGATCGTGTTCTTCCTGATTGCGGAACCGCATGGGCTGGCTCGCTTGTGGAGCATTGGCAAGGAAAAGCTGCGCATCTGGCCGTTCCCGCACTGA
- a CDS encoding ABC transporter substrate-binding protein: MEMKRLNLKLAAALVAAAGAVGAVATPAMAAEEQFVPLLVYRTGSFAPLGIPWADGKLDYLKLVNERDGGVNGVKITYEECETSYATDRGVECYERLKGKGTGASGFDTQSTGITFAVSDKAIQDKVPVETMGYGLSQSVDGSVFQWNFPLLGTYWTAADVMIQDIAKKEGGMDKLKGKKIALVYHDSPYGKEPIPLLQKRAAKEGFELVLYPVTAPGVEQKSTWLQIRQARPNYVLLWSAGIMTPTAIREAQASGYPRDKMYAIWWAGSEGDVKDLGDVAKGYNAITVHNSGADTDKVYDDLKKYVYDKGEGADKTAKNTLNTIAHTRGMMISMLQVEAIRAAQEKYGKGKAMTPEQVRWGFENLNLTQEKLDKLGFGQIMRPVKTSCSNHMGDDWARIVQWDGAKFKVVSDWYQSDKSILDPMVKEAAAKYAKEKNITPRTCEN; this comes from the coding sequence ATGGAGATGAAGCGTCTTAACCTGAAGTTGGCGGCGGCATTGGTTGCCGCAGCCGGCGCCGTCGGCGCCGTGGCCACGCCGGCAATGGCGGCCGAAGAGCAGTTCGTTCCGTTGCTGGTGTATCGCACCGGGTCGTTCGCACCGCTGGGCATTCCGTGGGCCGATGGCAAGCTGGACTACCTGAAGCTCGTCAACGAGCGCGATGGCGGCGTCAACGGCGTCAAGATCACGTACGAAGAATGTGAAACGTCCTACGCCACCGACCGCGGCGTGGAATGCTATGAACGCCTGAAGGGCAAGGGCACCGGGGCTTCCGGCTTCGACACCCAGTCCACCGGCATCACCTTCGCGGTCAGCGACAAGGCCATCCAGGACAAGGTGCCCGTCGAAACGATGGGCTACGGCCTGTCGCAATCGGTGGACGGCAGCGTGTTCCAGTGGAACTTCCCGCTGCTGGGCACGTACTGGACCGCCGCTGACGTGATGATCCAGGACATCGCCAAGAAAGAAGGCGGCATGGACAAGCTCAAGGGCAAGAAGATTGCCCTGGTCTACCACGACTCGCCGTACGGCAAGGAACCGATCCCGCTGCTGCAAAAGCGCGCCGCCAAGGAAGGCTTCGAGCTGGTGCTGTATCCGGTCACCGCCCCCGGCGTCGAGCAGAAATCCACCTGGCTGCAAATCCGCCAGGCACGCCCGAACTACGTGCTGCTGTGGAGCGCCGGCATCATGACGCCGACCGCCATCCGCGAAGCACAGGCCAGCGGCTATCCGCGCGACAAGATGTACGCCATCTGGTGGGCCGGCTCCGAAGGCGACGTGAAAGACCTGGGCGACGTCGCCAAGGGCTACAACGCCATCACCGTGCACAACAGCGGCGCCGATACCGACAAGGTCTACGACGACCTGAAGAAGTACGTCTACGACAAGGGCGAAGGCGCGGACAAGACGGCCAAGAACACCCTGAACACCATCGCCCACACGCGCGGCATGATGATTTCCATGTTGCAAGTCGAGGCGATCCGCGCGGCGCAAGAGAAGTACGGCAAGGGCAAGGCCATGACGCCCGAGCAAGTGCGCTGGGGCTTCGAAAACCTGAACCTGACGCAAGAGAAGCTGGACAAGCTGGGCTTTGGCCAGATCATGCGTCCCGTCAAGACCTCGTGCAGCAACCACATGGGTGATGACTGGGCCCGCATCGTGCAGTGGGACGGCGCGAAGTTCAAGGTGGTGTCCGACTGGTATCAGTCCGACAAGTCCATCCTGGATCCGATGGTCAAGGAAGCCGCGGCCAAGTACGCCAAGGAAAAGAACATCACGCCCCGCACTTGCGAGAACTGA